A DNA window from Paenibacillus sp. HWE-109 contains the following coding sequences:
- the modA gene encoding molybdate ABC transporter substrate-binding protein, whose translation MLKLSKFSYVLSCFIIAALVLTGCASKKEQPAASATPVQTAQATAAATSTPVPTEKVELTISAAASLTDAFKEIQTNYEGKNKQIKLNFNFGASGALQQQIEQGAPADLFFSAATKNMKALVDKQLIDTAQQKNLLINELVVVVPADGKVAVQKADDLTNDAIKHLAVGEPQTVPAGSYAKEALTNAKLWDTLQPKIVQGKDVRQVLTYVESGNAEAGFVYKTDALTSKSVKVAFSVDPKSYTPIEYPAGIVKATKHSKETADFYAYLQTKEAQDVFVKFGFSIPK comes from the coding sequence ATGTTGAAATTAAGCAAGTTTAGTTATGTTTTATCATGTTTCATTATAGCCGCATTGGTCTTGACAGGTTGCGCAAGCAAAAAAGAACAGCCCGCTGCTAGTGCAACGCCAGTTCAAACCGCTCAAGCCACAGCAGCAGCCACTTCAACACCTGTACCAACGGAAAAAGTTGAATTAACGATTTCCGCAGCAGCAAGCTTAACCGATGCATTCAAAGAGATTCAAACAAACTACGAGGGCAAGAACAAACAAATCAAACTCAACTTCAACTTCGGGGCCTCGGGGGCATTGCAGCAGCAAATCGAGCAAGGGGCGCCAGCTGACTTGTTCTTCTCGGCTGCGACCAAAAATATGAAAGCTCTAGTTGACAAGCAATTGATTGACACGGCGCAGCAAAAGAATTTATTAATCAATGAATTAGTCGTTGTAGTTCCTGCGGATGGCAAAGTAGCTGTGCAGAAAGCAGACGATCTAACCAATGATGCCATCAAACATTTGGCCGTTGGAGAACCGCAAACCGTTCCTGCCGGCAGTTACGCCAAAGAGGCGTTGACGAACGCGAAACTTTGGGATACGCTTCAACCCAAAATCGTTCAGGGCAAGGATGTGCGCCAAGTGCTAACCTATGTAGAGTCGGGGAATGCTGAAGCTGGTTTTGTGTATAAAACCGATGCGCTAACTTCCAAAAGCGTCAAAGTAGCCTTCAGTGTTGATCCCAAATCCTATACACCTATCGAATATCCAGCAGGCATTGTCAAGGCAACGAAACACAGCAAAGAAACAGCTGATTTTTATGCCTACCTGCAAACAAAAGAAGCACAAGATGTCTTTGTTAAATTCGGCTTTTCAATTCCAAAATGA
- the modB gene encoding molybdate ABC transporter permease subunit — protein MNSINWTEFASPILLSLKVAVVSSIFVLLIGGIAAWGMSRRHFRGKTVLEATFLLPLVLPPTVVGFILLVLLGKKSWIGYWMESLFNQSIIFTWGAAVIASVVVAFPLVYQTMTTGFSLVNKDLEDAGRSIGASEWQVLRYVTLPLAWRSLMAAYILGFARGLGEFGATLMIAGNIPHKTQTLPTAIYIAVESGNQSLAWCWAAAIILISFGLLFIVNQRTRRTANNNE, from the coding sequence ATGAACTCGATTAACTGGACTGAATTTGCTTCTCCCATCCTGCTTTCTCTGAAAGTAGCCGTCGTATCCAGCATCTTCGTTCTACTGATAGGAGGTATAGCAGCTTGGGGGATGTCGCGGCGTCATTTCCGCGGAAAAACCGTTTTAGAAGCGACCTTCCTTCTGCCATTAGTACTTCCTCCGACAGTTGTAGGCTTTATCTTATTAGTCCTGTTGGGGAAAAAGAGTTGGATCGGATACTGGATGGAAAGCCTATTCAACCAGTCGATCATCTTCACATGGGGCGCTGCTGTCATCGCTTCAGTCGTCGTTGCATTTCCGCTCGTTTATCAAACGATGACAACCGGTTTTTCACTGGTTAACAAGGATTTGGAAGATGCCGGGAGATCTATCGGGGCGAGCGAGTGGCAAGTGCTGCGCTATGTCACCCTTCCTCTGGCATGGCGCTCGTTGATGGCCGCGTACATTCTCGGCTTTGCCCGTGGTCTGGGGGAATTCGGCGCAACCCTGATGATCGCAGGAAATATCCCTCACAAAACGCAAACACTCCCTACCGCCATCTATATAGCCGTGGAGTCAGGCAACCAGTCGCTTGCCTGGTGTTGGGCCGCTGCCATTATACTCATCTCCTTTGGGCTCCTGTTCATCGTTAACCAGCGAACCAGGAGAACAGCGAATAATAACGAATAA
- a CDS encoding DUF2935 domain-containing protein — MSDEFVLRSLDEIRFWSRIMKEHSLFLKLGFRCEDTQLIQEANHYYQIFEHIEGRSHAYNEQTDPEQIRRFNVEVHAAVSHIWAFKRKVLGLIIQCKLPGGNNFPLLVDHTSREANYFRNRLEELNAGRLEPLPDAIIDENIFFLRIMADHAKFIGHLLDPSERQLVEQARNFSHDFDQLLFQAVDLSGMRPQSQTEPLLDQFLDQNRVSVVSLRDFKQTARDLIEACRIKSIIHPLLADHVFREAERFLHIIDMFERCLTGNVSRN; from the coding sequence TTGTCAGATGAGTTTGTTTTGCGTTCATTGGATGAGATTCGCTTCTGGTCACGTATTATGAAAGAGCATTCGTTGTTTCTAAAACTGGGTTTTCGATGCGAAGATACACAACTAATCCAAGAAGCGAATCATTATTATCAAATTTTTGAGCATATCGAAGGCCGGTCCCATGCCTATAATGAACAAACAGATCCGGAACAAATCCGAAGATTTAATGTCGAAGTGCATGCGGCCGTTTCGCACATCTGGGCTTTTAAGAGGAAAGTTCTCGGGCTCATTATTCAATGCAAACTTCCAGGCGGCAACAACTTTCCGTTATTGGTTGACCATACAAGCAGAGAAGCCAACTATTTCAGGAATCGATTAGAGGAATTAAACGCGGGCAGATTAGAACCATTGCCAGATGCGATTATCGATGAAAATATCTTCTTCTTGCGAATTATGGCTGACCATGCCAAATTTATTGGGCATCTGCTGGATCCATCTGAACGCCAATTAGTGGAACAAGCGCGGAACTTTAGTCATGATTTTGACCAGCTTCTCTTCCAAGCCGTTGATTTAAGCGGTATGCGGCCGCAATCACAAACAGAACCGCTCCTTGATCAATTCCTGGACCAAAACCGAGTTTCTGTCGTTTCGCTGCGCGACTTCAAACAGACAGCGCGAGATTTAATCGAGGCTTGTCGGATCAAAAGCATTATACATCCCTTGCTTGCTGATCACGTATTCCGTGAGGCTGAAAGATTTCTACATATCATTGATATGTTTGAACGATGTTTAACCGGAAATGTCAGCAGGAACTAA
- a CDS encoding DUF1801 domain-containing protein: protein MNPEVTDFIEALKEPWQVELSAQLRELVKQSIPDVSERMQYKKPHFMKNGKYAAVISTSKDAVSFTIFNTTGLELPEGMFEGPPERKTLKLRKGDSYNSTELASWVSQASSSL, encoded by the coding sequence ATGAATCCAGAAGTAACTGATTTTATCGAAGCGTTAAAAGAACCATGGCAGGTGGAACTCTCCGCACAGCTGAGGGAGCTTGTCAAACAATCGATTCCGGATGTAAGTGAACGTATGCAGTATAAGAAGCCCCACTTTATGAAAAACGGCAAGTATGCCGCTGTCATATCAACTTCCAAAGATGCGGTTAGTTTTACTATCTTCAACACGACTGGATTGGAACTTCCAGAAGGCATGTTTGAGGGGCCGCCGGAAAGAAAGACGTTGAAACTGAGAAAAGGGGATTCCTATAATTCAACAGAGTTGGCTTCTTGGGTCAGTCAGGCTTCAAGTTCACTTTAA
- a CDS encoding YciI family protein, translating into MRFMLIVKATGYSEAGLQPNGEHREAAMDFKKSLLQAGAFLDADELLPSSTSVRIVYPAHDCEPNLEVGPFPVQQDLMAAYTLIDVASEEEALNWALRMPVPPGRGPYKIEMRKLREQTDFLRKPDLHALEAALKEQLDMLRKC; encoded by the coding sequence ATGCGATTTATGTTAATTGTGAAGGCGACTGGGTATTCAGAAGCAGGCCTCCAGCCAAACGGGGAACACCGAGAGGCAGCTATGGACTTCAAGAAATCATTGCTACAAGCTGGTGCGTTTCTTGATGCAGACGAACTTCTGCCTAGTTCGACCAGTGTTAGGATCGTGTATCCTGCGCATGATTGTGAGCCGAATTTAGAGGTTGGCCCATTTCCGGTTCAGCAAGACCTTATGGCGGCATATACGCTGATTGATGTTGCCTCAGAGGAAGAAGCGCTGAATTGGGCGCTCCGCATGCCAGTCCCACCGGGTCGCGGCCCGTATAAGATTGAAATGCGGAAGCTGCGGGAACAAACGGATTTCTTACGCAAACCTGATCTTCATGCTTTGGAGGCTGCGCTCAAGGAGCAACTAGACATGTTAAGAAAATGCTGA
- a CDS encoding RNA polymerase sigma factor, protein MSSSLTHRTVDAIWRMESAKLIAGLTRMVRDVGLAEDLAQDALVIALDRWQEIGIPDNPGAWLMTTAKRRALDLLRRNKVRDQKYTEIAHQMDLYTEDDVDQALDGQMGDDLLRLIFMTCHPVLSQDARVALTLRLLCGLTTDEIARSFLAVESTIAQRVVRAKRTLSAEKVAFEVPVGKELQDRLSAVLEVIYLMFNEGYSATSGDQWIRPTLCLEALRLGRVLAEIAPQEPEVHGLVALMEMQSSRFRTRVNVKGEPVLLTDQNRAQWDQLLIRRGLAALERSRKLGRTLGPYSLQAAITACHAQAPSTAETDWIRISALYEALSRVMPSPIVELNRAVAISMAFGPAFGLQIVDELNAEPALKGYHLLPSVRGDLLVKLKRYEEARVEFARAAALTRNEREQTLLLNRAAECESIREENICDLC, encoded by the coding sequence ATGAGTTCGTCCCTGACACATAGGACGGTTGACGCGATATGGCGAATGGAGTCAGCCAAGCTGATCGCAGGGTTAACACGCATGGTGCGGGACGTGGGGCTAGCCGAAGATTTGGCTCAAGATGCTTTGGTCATCGCCCTCGATCGTTGGCAGGAGATCGGCATTCCGGACAATCCGGGGGCTTGGCTGATGACGACGGCGAAGCGGCGGGCCCTCGATCTGCTGCGCAGGAATAAGGTGCGTGACCAGAAGTACACAGAGATTGCTCACCAGATGGATTTATACACAGAAGATGATGTGGATCAAGCTTTGGATGGACAAATGGGTGACGATCTTCTTCGCTTGATATTCATGACCTGTCATCCGGTGTTGTCCCAGGATGCCAGAGTTGCCCTCACGCTTCGCTTGTTATGTGGGCTAACGACAGATGAGATCGCGCGTTCTTTCCTCGCGGTTGAATCAACGATTGCCCAGCGGGTTGTCAGGGCGAAGCGAACGCTTAGCGCTGAGAAAGTGGCTTTTGAGGTTCCGGTTGGCAAGGAACTCCAAGACCGACTGTCCGCCGTGCTTGAGGTGATCTATCTGATGTTCAATGAAGGATATTCGGCAACCTCCGGGGATCAATGGATCCGTCCAACGCTGTGCCTGGAGGCGCTGAGATTGGGACGTGTTCTTGCCGAAATAGCCCCGCAGGAGCCCGAAGTTCACGGGTTGGTTGCCCTCATGGAAATGCAATCCTCGCGGTTTAGAACCCGGGTTAACGTCAAGGGAGAACCTGTTCTGCTCACAGATCAAAACCGTGCCCAGTGGGATCAACTGTTGATCCGCCGCGGGCTGGCAGCGCTGGAACGCAGTCGCAAGCTTGGACGAACGCTCGGGCCTTACTCGCTGCAGGCAGCGATAACCGCTTGTCATGCACAAGCGCCCTCTACAGCTGAAACAGACTGGATTCGGATATCCGCTCTCTATGAAGCATTGTCGCGTGTAATGCCTTCACCGATCGTCGAATTAAACCGGGCGGTTGCCATATCGATGGCATTCGGTCCGGCTTTCGGTCTGCAGATTGTCGACGAGTTGAATGCCGAGCCTGCTCTGAAAGGATATCATCTGCTGCCAAGCGTTCGCGGTGATCTCCTTGTGAAGCTCAAGCGGTACGAGGAAGCGCGAGTGGAGTTCGCACGTGCAGCAGCTTTGACTCGCAACGAGCGTGAACAGACACTTTTGCTGAATCGAGCCGCCGAATGTGAGTCGATTAGGGAGGAAAACATATGCGATTTATGTTAA
- a CDS encoding YciI family protein, producing MRFMMIVKATTDSEAGVLPSDELIAAMQKYNEELIKAGVLLAADGLQPSFTGIRISYPEPGAKPKVVDGPFTEAKEMIAGYTLIEVKSKEEAIEWALRMPDPHGFGQGEIELRQVFEFEELTDDPDTQEKEAALRQEIEGQRRG from the coding sequence ATGAGATTTATGATGATTGTCAAGGCAACAACGGATTCAGAGGCGGGAGTTTTGCCCAGCGATGAGCTGATTGCGGCTATGCAGAAATATAATGAGGAATTAATCAAAGCTGGCGTGCTTCTTGCTGCCGATGGCCTGCAACCCAGTTTCACGGGAATACGGATTTCCTATCCGGAACCTGGAGCCAAACCTAAGGTGGTGGACGGTCCATTTACAGAAGCCAAAGAAATGATTGCCGGCTATACGTTGATTGAAGTTAAGTCCAAGGAAGAAGCCATTGAATGGGCTTTACGCATGCCAGACCCCCATGGATTCGGCCAGGGTGAGATTGAACTTAGGCAAGTATTCGAGTTCGAGGAGCTAACGGACGATCCCGACACGCAGGAGAAAGAAGCGGCGCTTCGCCAAGAGATTGAAGGCCAGCGAAGAGGATGA